Proteins encoded by one window of Clostridium perfringens:
- the pta gene encoding phosphate acetyltransferase, which translates to MELMKQIWESAKNNRKKIVLPEGDEERTLVASQRIKEEGLADVYLVGSEQVIREKAEALGVNLEGVNIVDPETSDKLDTYINEFYELRKAKGMTVEKAGKIVRDPLYFGTMMVKMGDADGMVSGAVHTTGDLLRPGLQIIKTAPGVSVVSSFFIMMVPGSQYGEGGMLLFSDCAVNPNPNADQLAAIAIATADTAKNLCKMDPKVAMLSFSTMGSADHDLVTKVRVATEKAKELRPDLDIDGELQLDAAIVGKVASQKAPNSKVAGNANVLVFPDLQAGNIGYKLVQRFANAEAIGPVCQGFAKPINDLSRGCSSEDIVNVVAITAVQAQATK; encoded by the coding sequence ATGGAACTTATGAAACAAATATGGGAAAGTGCTAAAAATAATAGAAAAAAAATAGTACTTCCAGAAGGTGATGAAGAGAGAACTCTTGTCGCTTCACAAAGAATAAAAGAAGAAGGACTTGCTGACGTTTACTTAGTAGGTTCAGAACAAGTAATAAGAGAAAAAGCTGAAGCTTTAGGCGTAAATTTAGAGGGAGTAAACATAGTTGATCCTGAAACTTCAGATAAATTAGACACTTATATAAACGAATTTTATGAATTAAGAAAAGCTAAAGGAATGACAGTTGAAAAAGCTGGGAAAATCGTAAGAGATCCTTTATACTTCGGAACAATGATGGTAAAAATGGGTGATGCAGACGGAATGGTATCAGGTGCTGTACACACAACTGGTGACCTTTTAAGACCAGGCCTTCAAATAATAAAAACTGCTCCAGGAGTATCTGTAGTATCAAGTTTCTTCATAATGATGGTACCAGGTTCACAATATGGAGAAGGTGGAATGTTATTATTCTCAGACTGTGCTGTTAATCCAAATCCAAATGCAGACCAATTAGCTGCTATAGCTATAGCTACTGCTGATACTGCTAAAAATCTTTGCAAAATGGATCCAAAGGTTGCAATGCTTTCATTCTCAACAATGGGAAGTGCTGATCATGATTTAGTAACAAAGGTAAGAGTAGCAACAGAAAAAGCTAAAGAATTAAGACCAGATTTAGATATAGATGGTGAATTACAATTAGATGCTGCTATAGTTGGAAAAGTTGCTTCACAAAAAGCTCCAAATAGTAAAGTAGCAGGAAATGCTAATGTTTTAGTATTCCCAGATTTACAAGCTGGAAATATAGGATATAAATTAGTTCAAAGATTTGCTAATGCAGAAGCTATTGGACCAGTTTGTCAAGGTTTCGCTAAACCAATAAACGACCTTTCAAGAGGATGTAGTTCAGAGGATATAGTTAACGTTGTTGCAATAACTGCTGTTCAAGCACAAGCAACTAAATAG
- a CDS encoding acetate/propionate family kinase, producing the protein MNVLVINCGSSSLKYQLIDMDTENALATGLVERIGLEGANLTQKSEGKDKYEIVEPMKDHQDAIRLVLGALIDEKHGVIKSLDEINAIGHRVVHGGEKYAESALVTEEVMKDLEECAKLAPLHNPANIIGINACKALMPNVPMVVVFDTAFHQTMPEKAFVYALPYELYEKEHIRKYGFHGTSHKYVSAKIAEAMGKNIEDLKIITCHLGNGASIAAIKNGKCVDTTMGFTPLEGLVMGTRCGNIDPAVVTYLIDELGYTSQEVNTLMNKKSGIFGVSGVSSDFRDVEAAADKGSKEAQIALDLFRNSVKKYIGAYIAEMNGCDVIVFTAGVGENSIIERGAICRDLEFLGIELDEERNNIRAKVAEISKEGSRIKLFVVPTNEELMIAQDTVSIISK; encoded by the coding sequence ATGAACGTATTAGTTATAAATTGCGGAAGCTCATCATTAAAATATCAATTAATAGATATGGATACTGAAAATGCTTTAGCAACTGGATTAGTAGAAAGAATAGGATTAGAAGGCGCAAACTTAACTCAAAAGAGTGAAGGTAAAGATAAATATGAAATCGTAGAGCCAATGAAAGATCATCAAGATGCTATTAGATTAGTTCTAGGAGCTTTAATAGATGAAAAACATGGTGTTATAAAATCATTAGATGAAATAAATGCTATAGGACACAGAGTTGTTCATGGTGGAGAAAAATATGCTGAATCTGCATTAGTTACAGAGGAAGTTATGAAAGATTTAGAAGAGTGTGCTAAATTAGCTCCACTTCATAATCCTGCAAATATAATAGGAATAAATGCTTGTAAAGCATTAATGCCAAATGTTCCTATGGTTGTTGTATTTGATACAGCATTCCATCAAACAATGCCAGAAAAAGCATTCGTATATGCATTACCATATGAATTATATGAAAAAGAACACATAAGAAAATATGGTTTCCACGGAACTTCTCATAAATATGTTTCAGCTAAAATAGCAGAAGCTATGGGTAAAAACATAGAAGATTTAAAAATAATCACTTGTCACTTAGGAAATGGTGCAAGTATAGCAGCTATAAAAAATGGTAAATGTGTAGATACTACTATGGGATTCACACCACTTGAAGGTTTAGTAATGGGAACTAGATGTGGAAATATAGACCCAGCTGTAGTTACATACTTAATAGATGAATTAGGATATACTTCACAAGAAGTAAATACTTTAATGAACAAAAAATCAGGAATATTTGGAGTTTCAGGAGTAAGCAGTGACTTTAGAGATGTTGAAGCAGCTGCTGACAAAGGAAGCAAAGAAGCTCAAATAGCTTTAGATTTATTCAGAAACTCAGTTAAGAAATATATAGGAGCATACATTGCAGAGATGAATGGATGTGACGTAATAGTATTTACTGCTGGTGTTGGAGAAAACTCAATCATAGAAAGAGGAGCTATCTGTAGAGATTTAGAATTCTTAGGAATTGAGTTAGATGAAGAAAGAAACAATATAAGAGCTAAAGTTGCTGAAATAAGCAAAGAGGGTTCAAGAATCAAACTTTTCGTAGTTCCAACTAACGAAGAATTAATGATAGCACAAGATACAGTAAGTATTATAAGTAAATAA
- a CDS encoding YceD family protein gives MKVIKPLHFTGEVISNESFIELVGNITGELQMKCSRCLTNFSYEVSIDMDEKFTNNSNQEDDSIAYVEGDELDVAEAVVENVISTLPIKRLCSIDCKGLCQKCGIDLNKETCQCDNEEIDLRMAKLMDLFK, from the coding sequence ATGAAGGTTATAAAGCCTCTACATTTTACTGGTGAAGTTATATCTAATGAGTCTTTTATAGAGTTAGTAGGTAACATTACTGGAGAACTTCAGATGAAGTGTTCAAGATGCTTAACTAATTTCTCTTATGAAGTATCAATAGATATGGATGAGAAATTTACAAATAATTCAAATCAAGAAGATGATTCTATTGCTTATGTAGAAGGCGACGAATTAGATGTTGCTGAAGCGGTAGTAGAAAACGTAATTTCAACCTTACCTATAAAAAGACTTTGCAGCATAGACTGCAAAGGGCTTTGTCAAAAATGTGGTATTGATTTAAATAAAGAAACATGCCAATGTGACAATGAAGAAATTGACTTAAGAATGGCAAAGCTAATGGACTTGTTTAAGTAA
- the rpmF gene encoding 50S ribosomal protein L32 translates to MGNPARKTFRAKRDSRRAQTFKASLPGIVECPQCHEMKMAHRVCKNCGHYKGKEVVSVEE, encoded by the coding sequence ATGGGAAATCCAGCTAGAAAAACGTTCAGAGCAAAAAGAGATTCAAGAAGAGCTCAAACTTTCAAGGCAAGCTTACCAGGTATCGTAGAATGCCCACAATGTCATGAAATGAAAATGGCTCATAGAGTATGTAAAAACTGCGGACACTACAAAGGTAAAGAAGTAGTATCAGTTGAAGAATAA
- the plsX gene encoding phosphate acyltransferase PlsX — MRVAVDGMGGDHSPSAVVEGCVQALEEFKDIEIYITGPEDLLKEAFSKFKYDKERVVFIDAKEVISTNEHPAMAVKKKKDSSLVKALRLVKDNQCEAVISAGSTGAFLTGCTLIVGRIKGVERPALAPVMPGKNGPFMIIDAGANVDSKPSYLVQFAKMGEVYFKSVMDVNNPKVGLVNIGEEEEKGNDLTKATYKLLKEEKDINFIGNVEPREVSTGDVDVLVCDGFVGNTVLKMYEGVASTILSMIKSEVKSSFLAKLGVPFLAPALMNLKKKMDYKEYGGAPFLGVKGICVKAHGSSDAKAFKNAIRQARKFHENDLIGKLSEEITKKSFDNQKNI; from the coding sequence ATGAGAGTTGCTGTAGATGGAATGGGCGGAGATCATTCCCCAAGTGCAGTAGTTGAAGGTTGTGTTCAGGCATTAGAAGAATTTAAGGATATAGAAATATATATAACTGGACCAGAAGATCTTTTAAAAGAGGCTTTTTCTAAGTTTAAATATGACAAAGAAAGAGTTGTTTTTATAGATGCTAAAGAAGTAATAAGTACTAATGAGCATCCTGCTATGGCTGTTAAAAAGAAAAAAGACTCAAGTCTTGTTAAAGCTCTTAGACTTGTTAAGGACAATCAGTGTGAAGCAGTTATATCAGCTGGAAGCACAGGTGCATTTTTAACAGGATGTACACTTATTGTAGGAAGAATAAAAGGGGTTGAAAGACCAGCTTTAGCACCAGTTATGCCAGGTAAAAATGGTCCTTTTATGATAATCGATGCAGGAGCTAACGTTGATTCTAAACCTTCTTATTTAGTTCAATTTGCTAAAATGGGTGAGGTTTACTTTAAATCTGTTATGGATGTTAATAACCCTAAGGTAGGATTAGTTAATATTGGAGAAGAAGAAGAAAAGGGTAATGACCTTACAAAGGCTACTTATAAGCTTCTAAAGGAAGAAAAAGATATTAACTTTATTGGAAATGTTGAACCAAGAGAAGTTTCAACAGGAGATGTGGATGTCTTAGTTTGTGATGGATTTGTTGGAAATACTGTTTTAAAGATGTATGAAGGTGTAGCTTCTACAATATTAAGTATGATCAAATCAGAAGTTAAATCATCATTTTTAGCTAAATTAGGAGTACCATTCTTAGCGCCAGCTTTAATGAACCTTAAGAAAAAAATGGATTATAAAGAATATGGTGGAGCACCATTTTTAGGTGTAAAGGGAATATGTGTAAAAGCACATGGTAGTTCTGATGCAAAAGCTTTTAAAAATGCAATAAGACAGGCAAGAAAGTTCCATGAAAATGACCTAATTGGGAAATTAAGTGAAGAAATCACTAAAAAAAGCTTTGATAATCAAAAAAATATTTAA
- the acpP gene encoding acyl carrier protein: MFDKLKEIIADKLSVNEDEITMESTFIDDLGADSLDIVELIMALEEELEMEIPDEDAEGFKTVGDVVEYITEHTEK, translated from the coding sequence ATGTTTGATAAATTAAAAGAAATTATTGCTGATAAATTAAGCGTAAACGAAGATGAAATAACTATGGAATCAACATTTATAGATGACTTAGGTGCGGATTCTCTTGATATAGTTGAATTAATAATGGCTCTTGAAGAAGAGTTAGAGATGGAAATCCCAGATGAAGATGCTGAGGGCTTCAAAACAGTAGGAGATGTAGTAGAATACATCACAGAACATACAGAGAAGTAA
- the rnc gene encoding ribonuclease III: MKDINLIEVEKLIGIEFENKGVLITALTHSSYANQFKDVKYNERLEFLGDSVLQLCVTKYLFNNYKDKSEGELTKIRALVVCENSLHKVSKNLSLGKYIRMSKGEELTGGRERTSIQADALEAVIAAVYLDKGIEVANDFILRNFKDVIDKAINEEIILDFKTRLQEVLQKNGEVNIVYNLVKHEGPPHRRKFFTDLLINNEIMGQGVGFSKKESEQNAAKAALQRLGEIKWEKDTI; encoded by the coding sequence GTGAAAGATATAAATTTAATAGAAGTTGAAAAACTTATAGGAATTGAGTTTGAAAACAAAGGAGTGCTTATAACAGCATTAACGCATAGTTCATATGCAAATCAATTTAAAGATGTAAAATATAATGAAAGATTAGAATTTTTAGGAGATTCAGTTTTACAGCTTTGTGTTACAAAATATTTATTTAATAATTACAAAGATAAATCTGAAGGTGAATTAACAAAAATAAGAGCTTTAGTAGTTTGTGAAAATTCTTTACATAAAGTTTCAAAAAATCTATCACTTGGTAAGTATATAAGAATGAGTAAAGGTGAGGAACTAACTGGAGGAAGAGAAAGAACTTCAATACAAGCTGATGCATTAGAAGCAGTAATTGCTGCAGTTTATTTAGATAAAGGAATTGAAGTTGCAAATGACTTTATTTTAAGAAACTTTAAAGATGTTATAGATAAGGCTATAAATGAAGAAATAATCTTAGACTTTAAAACTAGATTACAAGAAGTTCTTCAAAAAAATGGGGAAGTTAATATTGTTTATAATTTAGTTAAGCATGAAGGACCACCTCACAGAAGAAAATTCTTTACAGACCTTTTAATTAATAATGAGATTATGGGTCAAGGTGTTGGATTTAGTAAAAAAGAATCAGAACAAAATGCAGCTAAAGCAGCACTGCAAAGGTTAGGTGAAATTAAATGGGAAAAAGACACTATATAA
- a CDS encoding elongator complex protein 3 has protein sequence MGKRHYIIPIFVPHEGCPHDCVFCNQGKITGENKEIILGPKYKQENKVNSDFVRKTIEEYIETIGEGDRILEVSFFGGTFTAIDINKQRELLAVAKEYKDKKIIDYIRLSTRPDYIDEFILDHLKSYKVDIIELGVQSLDKEVLHKSGRGHGYDEVLKASKLIKEYGFTLGHQIMVGLPEDTFEKDIETTRESIKMKPDICRIYPALTVKNTPMEDMYLEGTYKPYTLEEAVYISAKLYNMYKENNIQVIRIGLQPTDNIALGKDIVDGPFHPAFRELVESSIINENIYNILKDKSGEVTIRISNKSVSKLYADKKRYFNELKDKAQNCNLKVKVDNSMEVDKINIEVESKVYKIDL, from the coding sequence ATGGGAAAAAGACACTATATAATCCCAATTTTTGTTCCTCATGAAGGATGTCCACATGATTGCGTGTTTTGTAATCAAGGGAAAATAACTGGAGAAAATAAAGAGATTATATTAGGGCCAAAGTACAAGCAAGAAAATAAGGTTAATAGTGATTTTGTAAGAAAGACAATTGAAGAATATATAGAAACAATTGGTGAAGGAGATAGAATATTAGAGGTTTCTTTCTTTGGAGGAACTTTTACTGCTATTGATATAAATAAGCAAAGAGAACTATTAGCTGTTGCAAAAGAATATAAGGATAAAAAAATTATAGACTATATAAGGTTGTCTACTAGACCAGATTATATTGATGAGTTTATTTTAGATCATTTAAAAAGTTATAAAGTTGATATAATAGAACTTGGAGTTCAGTCTTTAGATAAGGAAGTGTTGCATAAATCAGGTAGAGGTCATGGTTATGATGAGGTTCTAAAAGCTTCTAAGTTAATTAAAGAATATGGCTTTACTTTAGGTCATCAAATAATGGTAGGACTTCCTGAGGACACTTTTGAGAAGGATATAGAAACAACAAGAGAGTCTATAAAGATGAAACCTGATATATGTAGAATATATCCTGCTCTTACAGTGAAAAATACTCCTATGGAGGATATGTACTTAGAGGGAACTTATAAACCATATACTCTAGAAGAGGCTGTGTATATAAGTGCTAAACTTTATAATATGTATAAAGAAAATAATATACAGGTTATAAGAATTGGTTTGCAGCCTACAGATAATATAGCTTTAGGTAAGGATATTGTAGATGGGCCTTTCCATCCTGCTTTTAGGGAATTAGTAGAGAGTAGTATTATAAATGAAAATATATATAATATCTTAAAGGATAAAAGTGGAGAGGTAACTATAAGAATTAGCAATAAATCAGTTTCTAAGCTTTATGCTGATAAAAAGAGATACTTCAATGAACTTAAAGACAAGGCACAAAATTGTAATTTGAAGGTTAAAGTAGATAATTCTATGGAAGTAGATAAAATAAATATAGAAGTAGAATCGAAAGTATATAAAATAGATTTATAG
- the smc gene encoding chromosome segregation protein SMC: MFLKSLEIRGFKSFADKTELNFKKGITAIVGPNGSGKSNVSDSVRWVLGEQSAKTLRGAKMEDVIFTGTEYRKPIGYAQVSLTLDNSLGELPLDYLDVKVTRKLFRSGESEYLINNSPCRLKDVVNLFMDTGIGKEGYSLIGQGKIDSILSGKPEDRRAILEEAAGIVKFKSRKGEAEKKLKNTEENLVRINDIIFTYEERLGPLEEEKNKALRYLELSNELKHKEISSIMSELHNIDGVILKQKEKIKDLIAFNDKQKEKYKEEREKMFALKEELDSLEGSHSKKQEEYFVKKEEINKSLGKVNLLNERIKNIDELILKNKEELEENKKKLNVLMKEKNSIEKDFNSNKSKFEKELEEINTLEKEVNELNLKFISKEKEIKKIKDEELELLKKVSLSKNKMTMLESELSNINEKLDSSKSKQVNYDNSLKINLATNLNLQKELQIIEEEKKDKERELREKEEEFREGLKLIKETQSKLNQILSKVNKVEANKEMLKKLENQYEGYNLSVKKIMASVDAGRVKINKNKCKVLGEVVETKAGYETAIEVALGGSISNIITEDEEVAKILINHLRENKLGRATFLPLSIIRGKKLELSKNIVESEGFLGIASDLVNFKEVYNNVINYVLGKTIICDNIDNAIKIAKMLNYRHKIVTLSGEVVNAGGALTGGSLYQKNTGIMSRKNEVKALEDELVRVKNEEHILTKELEKLNRDQEELSIKKQEIIDKIYEKNLELADLNNKIKNVNDETFKIKNSIKSLELELKDIDSRKIKIVKEIEIVNEKISQFENKEVTNSEKVKELDKKREELSKTLSKYKDKLTNMKINKAKLQEVIEGREKEANRINSSIEEVENKLINITKYLEEIKANKEESKKEIVLCEKFIKEEEVNIITLEENFKSFELKKGKLKETISSAENILEVLSVEIAKKEEEVHKNDITYTKQENEKNILNKRLLEEFNTSFEEEKNRFKPIEDMNSHKSRISTLKARITGLGNVNVNAIEEFKEISEKYNFMTTERDDLEKAKEELLNVIEEMTSKMRVVFRQNFNILNKLFDETFKELFKGGSAKLVLGEGDELTGNIDINVQPPGKKLQNINLMSGGEKVLSAIALLFSILKMKPTPFCILDEIEAALDDANVRRYAEFLSKFRDNTQFIVITHRKGTMEAADVMYGVTMEEKGISKIVSVDLEK; this comes from the coding sequence ATGTTTTTAAAATCTCTTGAAATAAGGGGATTTAAATCATTTGCTGATAAAACAGAATTAAATTTTAAAAAAGGAATAACAGCTATAGTTGGGCCTAATGGAAGTGGAAAAAGTAATGTATCAGATAGCGTAAGATGGGTTTTAGGGGAGCAAAGTGCTAAAACCTTAAGAGGAGCTAAGATGGAAGATGTAATCTTTACTGGTACAGAATATAGAAAGCCTATAGGATATGCACAGGTTTCTTTAACTTTAGACAATTCTTTAGGGGAACTCCCTTTAGATTATTTAGATGTAAAAGTTACTAGAAAATTATTCCGTTCTGGAGAAAGCGAATATTTAATAAATAATTCTCCTTGTAGATTAAAAGATGTTGTAAACCTATTTATGGATACAGGAATAGGAAAAGAAGGGTATTCGCTTATTGGTCAAGGTAAAATAGATAGTATTCTAAGTGGTAAGCCGGAAGATAGAAGAGCTATTCTAGAGGAAGCTGCAGGTATTGTAAAGTTTAAATCTAGAAAAGGTGAAGCTGAGAAAAAGTTAAAGAATACGGAAGAAAACTTAGTTAGAATAAATGATATAATTTTTACTTATGAAGAAAGATTAGGTCCTTTAGAAGAGGAAAAAAATAAAGCTTTAAGATATTTAGAGCTTTCAAATGAATTAAAGCACAAAGAAATATCATCTATTATGAGTGAATTACATAATATTGATGGGGTTATATTAAAGCAAAAAGAAAAGATAAAAGATTTAATAGCATTTAATGATAAGCAAAAAGAAAAGTATAAAGAAGAAAGAGAGAAAATGTTTGCTTTAAAGGAAGAGTTAGACTCTTTAGAAGGCAGCCATTCTAAAAAGCAAGAAGAGTATTTTGTTAAAAAGGAAGAAATAAATAAAAGCTTAGGAAAAGTAAATCTTTTAAATGAAAGAATTAAAAATATAGATGAATTAATTCTTAAAAACAAAGAAGAGTTAGAAGAAAATAAGAAGAAATTAAATGTCTTAATGAAGGAAAAAAACTCTATAGAGAAGGATTTTAATTCAAATAAAAGTAAGTTTGAAAAAGAATTAGAAGAAATTAATACCTTAGAAAAAGAAGTTAATGAACTTAACTTAAAATTTATTTCTAAGGAAAAAGAAATTAAAAAGATAAAGGATGAGGAATTAGAACTTTTAAAAAAGGTTTCTTTATCTAAAAATAAAATGACAATGCTAGAAAGTGAATTGAGTAATATAAATGAAAAACTTGATTCATCAAAAAGCAAACAAGTAAATTATGATAATTCATTAAAAATTAATTTAGCAACTAATTTAAATCTTCAAAAAGAGCTTCAAATTATAGAAGAAGAAAAGAAAGATAAAGAAAGAGAATTAAGGGAAAAAGAAGAAGAGTTTAGAGAAGGCTTAAAGTTAATTAAGGAAACTCAAAGTAAACTTAATCAAATTTTATCAAAGGTAAATAAGGTTGAAGCTAATAAAGAAATGCTAAAAAAATTAGAAAATCAATATGAAGGATACAACCTTTCAGTAAAGAAAATAATGGCTAGTGTAGATGCTGGACGTGTAAAAATAAATAAAAACAAATGCAAAGTTTTAGGAGAGGTTGTGGAAACTAAGGCTGGATATGAAACTGCCATTGAAGTAGCCTTAGGTGGAAGTATTTCTAATATTATAACTGAAGATGAGGAAGTTGCAAAAATTCTTATTAATCATCTTAGAGAAAATAAGTTAGGAAGAGCTACATTCTTACCATTATCAATAATAAGGGGTAAGAAGTTAGAACTTAGCAAAAACATAGTTGAAAGTGAAGGATTCTTAGGAATAGCTTCAGATTTAGTAAACTTTAAAGAGGTTTATAATAATGTTATAAATTATGTATTAGGTAAAACTATAATATGTGATAATATAGATAATGCCATAAAAATTGCTAAAATGCTCAATTATAGACATAAGATTGTTACCTTATCTGGTGAGGTTGTAAATGCAGGTGGAGCACTTACAGGTGGTAGTCTTTATCAAAAAAACACAGGTATAATGTCTAGAAAAAATGAAGTTAAAGCTTTAGAGGATGAATTAGTTAGGGTAAAAAATGAAGAGCACATACTAACTAAAGAATTGGAAAAGTTAAATAGAGATCAAGAAGAGTTAAGCATAAAAAAACAAGAAATTATAGACAAAATATATGAAAAGAATTTAGAGTTAGCAGACTTAAATAACAAGATTAAAAATGTTAATGATGAAACTTTTAAAATAAAAAATTCTATAAAATCTTTAGAGTTAGAGCTTAAGGATATTGATTCAAGAAAGATTAAGATAGTTAAAGAAATTGAAATTGTTAATGAAAAGATTAGTCAATTTGAAAACAAAGAAGTAACTAATTCAGAAAAGGTAAAAGAATTAGATAAGAAACGTGAAGAACTTTCAAAAACTCTTTCTAAATATAAAGATAAGCTAACTAATATGAAAATAAATAAAGCTAAGCTTCAAGAAGTTATTGAGGGAAGAGAAAAGGAAGCTAATAGAATAAATTCTTCTATAGAAGAAGTGGAAAATAAACTTATAAATATTACTAAGTACTTAGAAGAGATAAAAGCTAATAAGGAAGAAAGTAAAAAAGAAATAGTTTTATGTGAAAAGTTCATAAAAGAAGAGGAAGTAAATATAATTACTCTTGAAGAGAACTTTAAATCCTTTGAACTTAAAAAAGGTAAGTTAAAAGAGACCATAAGCTCTGCTGAGAATATCTTAGAAGTTCTTTCAGTTGAAATAGCTAAAAAGGAAGAAGAAGTTCATAAAAATGATATAACTTATACAAAACAAGAAAATGAAAAAAATATCTTAAACAAAAGACTTCTAGAAGAATTTAATACAAGTTTTGAAGAAGAGAAAAATAGATTTAAGCCTATTGAAGATATGAATTCTCATAAGTCAAGAATATCAACTCTTAAAGCTAGAATAACTGGTTTAGGAAATGTAAATGTAAATGCTATTGAAGAATTTAAAGAAATATCTGAGAAGTATAATTTTATGACAACAGAAAGAGATGATTTAGAAAAGGCTAAGGAAGAACTTTTAAATGTTATAGAAGAAATGACATCTAAGATGAGAGTAGTCTTTAGACAAAATTTTAATATCTTAAATAAGCTATTTGATGAAACCTTTAAAGAATTATTTAAAGGCGGTAGTGCAAAACTTGTTTTAGGTGAGGGTGACGAACTTACAGGAAATATAGATATAAATGTTCAACCACCAGGAAAGAAGCTTCAAAATATTAATCTTATGTCTGGAGGAGAGAAGGTTTTATCTGCTATAGCCTTATTATTCTCCATATTAAAGATGAAACCTACACCATTCTGTATATTAGATGAAATTGAGGCTGCTTTAGATGATGCCAATGTAAGAAGATATGCAGAGTTTTTAAGTAAGTTTAGAGATAATACTCAGTTTATAGTAATAACGCATAGAAAAGGTACTATGGAAGCTGCTGATGTTATGTATGGAGTTACTATGGAAGAGAAAGGTATATCTAAAATTGTTTCAGTAGACTTGGAGAAATAG
- the ftsY gene encoding signal recognition particle-docking protein FtsY codes for MFGKLFDKLKTGLTKTRDNLTDKINEALNLAVTIDDDMYEELEEALIMSDIGMDTTVEIIDRLKAKIRKEKINDVEMVKPALKEVIAEMMLEGDSEEEEEDNEKKVMLIIGVNGVGKTTSIGKIAARNKNNGKKVLLAAADTFRAAAIDQLDIWSQRANVDIVKHQEGSDPAAVVFDAVQAAKARDVDLLICDTAGRLHNKKNLMDELAKINRIIDRELGDRKKETLLVLDGTTGQNAVIQAKQFMEACPIDGIILTKLDGTAKGGVVISIKNTLNIPVKYIGVGEGVEDLQKFNAKEFAEALL; via the coding sequence ATGTTTGGAAAATTATTTGATAAATTAAAAACTGGATTAACAAAAACAAGAGATAACTTAACAGATAAAATAAATGAGGCTTTAAATTTAGCTGTAACTATAGACGACGATATGTATGAGGAGCTTGAAGAAGCACTTATAATGTCAGATATAGGAATGGATACTACTGTTGAAATAATTGATAGATTAAAAGCTAAAATAAGAAAAGAAAAAATAAATGATGTTGAAATGGTTAAACCAGCCTTAAAAGAAGTTATTGCAGAAATGATGTTAGAAGGAGACTCTGAAGAGGAAGAAGAGGATAACGAAAAGAAAGTTATGCTTATAATAGGGGTTAACGGAGTAGGTAAGACTACTTCAATAGGTAAGATAGCAGCTAGAAATAAAAATAATGGTAAAAAAGTTCTATTAGCCGCTGCGGATACCTTTAGAGCAGCTGCCATAGATCAATTAGATATATGGAGTCAAAGAGCTAATGTAGATATAGTTAAGCATCAAGAAGGGTCAGATCCGGCGGCAGTAGTTTTTGATGCCGTACAGGCTGCTAAAGCTAGGGATGTAGATTTATTAATATGTGATACTGCTGGGAGACTTCATAACAAGAAAAATCTTATGGATGAGTTAGCTAAAATAAATAGAATAATAGATAGAGAATTAGGAGATAGAAAAAAAGAAACTCTTCTAGTATTAGATGGTACAACAGGTCAAAATGCAGTTATACAAGCAAAACAATTTATGGAGGCTTGTCCTATTGATGGAATAATATTAACTAAGTTAGATGGAACAGCTAAGGGTGGAGTTGTTATATCAATAAAAAATACTTTAAATATACCAGTTAAATATATTGGTGTTGGAGAAGGTGTAGAGGACTTACAAAAATTCAATGCTAAGGAATTTGCAGAGGCATTATTATAA
- a CDS encoding putative DNA-binding protein, with translation MENRFEISMLIDYYGTLLTEKQFNVMTLYYNEDLSLAEIAEINKTSRQAIYDLIKRCCKQLHSYDEKLKLSKKIDKRYRIKEELMAELNKNSNLDEDIKKYIDEKLEEIINA, from the coding sequence ATGGAAAATAGATTTGAAATATCAATGTTAATAGATTACTATGGAACATTGCTTACGGAAAAGCAGTTTAATGTTATGACCCTTTATTACAATGAAGATTTGTCACTAGCAGAGATTGCTGAAATTAATAAAACCAGTAGGCAAGCAATTTATGATTTAATCAAAAGATGTTGTAAGCAACTTCATTCTTATGATGAAAAACTTAAATTATCAAAAAAAATTGATAAAAGGTATAGAATTAAAGAAGAGCTTATGGCAGAATTAAATAAGAACTCTAATTTAGATGAAGATATAAAAAAATATATAGATGAGAAATTAGAGGAAATTATAAACGCTTAG